In a single window of the Drosophila albomicans strain 15112-1751.03 chromosome 3, ASM965048v2, whole genome shotgun sequence genome:
- the LOC117567955 gene encoding serine/arginine repetitive matrix protein 1 isoform X2 encodes MKRAKRWLFTTATVLLLCVLASTDAALPFKKVSIAKASASTTSTSTTTTAAPDYDTDKEEEAPAEAPTESEDNKSDNATLSKNSKLTGIPQIDYIWDPNLPRELRGYNLSTYPFLSTVPPMDEIHFKCEGLHDGFYASIEYKCQIYHHCVYGIRHDFLCANFTAFDQRTFICHFASDVDCEGSQKYWNRNDELYMATTTTSTSTSTTEAPATAPPRRRPTRPYQRRHRRPLPDYYEEDDYYYNDYDDEVPRNKQRPRSRPRKPQPDYDDEYVEKQPARRNRNRYRDEEYDSDDDYDDRRKRPGRRKAIAAAAGGRGKGTARKPGRVDERRSFNEDRTADEPRRASAGRRRANEKRTTPSTADLIDDLEEIEKPYGLDQEEAAEEQTPQKVKTTPKPLAEYITPKSAASVYSRPRAPPRIARPVPINEKKKYSYPVQKNAAANAAGDADEDDYYQEPEQEAQEEPQHEDDYVEPQRTTPRRRTVAPPREQKQHPTRPTLRKPVTDKKQLLSQDDQDYYANEAPRRKRPQGNSRSRGTPAPAPTAADADFVDDVDYEEKPLPARNQRLRPKTAAAAAPAARKPIQRPRQPIVQPEEPEAEIEPNSEEQEPAPPPRPRVNAANNARRNQKLAQVTRQRALPTVKTTAASIVNDEVEQEQEPELDEPELDETEEPLAPAAPAKSQRPASVRVVKRPFLPSRGGSPYLPRGLQPVGVAVRQQQQLSGNNDAALHRTTESTPIDMGSTISGVRLLEHGAPLLRGEEAPPPPHPPSTHAPRTTLPPRSALPTAVTPRRPEPLPAKLNLDELYENDYDVTLNDALDPTLKPLTPQHSQPHQHQPQHASYQGRPYANIRRRAIATAPASRSHRHEYPAAGGAVTHSQLAARPQQQFYDDFAY; translated from the exons ATGAAGAGGGCCAAACGTTGGCTgttcacaacagcaacag TGCTGCTACTTTGTGTGCTGGCATCGACAGATGCCGCACTGCCCTTTAAAAAGGTTTCCATTGCCAAAGCATCCGCCTCCACAACAAGCACGAGCACGACGACCACAGCAGCTCCGGATTATGACACGGacaaggaggaggaggcgccAGCAGAAGCCCCAACTGAGAGTGAGGATAACAAG TCAGACAATGCGACGTTGTCGAAGAACTCTAAGTTGACGGGCATACCGCAAATTGATTACATCTGGGATCCAAATTTGCCACGAGAACTGCGAGG CTACAACCTCTCTACATATCCTTTCCTGTCCACCGTGCCTCCCATGGATGAGATTCATTTCAAATGCGAGGGTCTCCACGACGGTTTCTATGCCTCCATCGAGTACAAGTGTCAG ATCTATCATCATTGTGTTTATGGCATAAGACACGACTTTTTGTGCGCCAATTTCACGGCCTTCGATCAGCGCACATTCATCTGTCACTTTGCCTCCGATGTGGACTGCGAGGGATCTCAAAAGTATTGGAACAG AAATGATGAGCTGTACatggcgacgacgacaacatcgACGAGCACAAGCACAACCGAGGCACCTGCCACAGCGCCGCCAAGACGTCGCCCTACACGTCCTTATCAACGACGCCATCGTCGCCCTCTGCCTGATTACTATGAGGAAGATGATTATTACTACAATGACTATGACGATGAGGTGCCTCGCAACAAGCAACGTCCTCGATCTCGTCCTCGCAAACCGCAGCCGGACTATGACGATGAATATGTGGAGAAGCAGCCAGCGCGACGCAATCGGAATCGGTATAGGGACGAGGAATATGACAGCGATGACGACTACGATGATCGTCGCAAGCGTCCAGGACGTCGCAAGgcgattgcagcagcagctggaggacGTGGCAAGGGAACAGCGAGAAAGCCAGGACGTGTGGACGAACGTCGGAGTTTCAACGAGGATCGAACTGCCGATGAACCGCGACGTGCATCGGCGGGCAGACGTCGTGCCAATGAGAAACGCACTACGCCCTCGACAGCGGATTTAATCGATGATCTGGAAGAAATCGAGAAACCCTACGGACTGGATCAAGAGGAGGCAGCCGAGGAGCAAACGCCCCAAAAGGTGAAGACAACGCCCAAGCCACTGGCCGAGTATATCACACCGAAGTCGGCTGCCTCCGTCTACTCTCGTCCACGTGCTCCGCCTCGCATAGCGCGTCCGGTGCCCATCAATGAGAAGAAAAAGTATTCGTACCCGGTGCAAAAGAATGCGGCTGCCAATGCAGCGGGCGACGCTGACGAGGATGATTACTATCAAGAACCGGAACAAGAGGCCCAGGAGGAACCTCAGCATGAGGATGACTACGTTGAACCTCAACGCACCACGCCCCGTCGTCGCACTGTCGCCCCGCCCCGGGAGCAGAAGCAACATCCCACGCGTCCAACGCTCCGGAAGCCCGTGACAGACAAGAAGCAATTGCTCAGTCAAGATGATCAGGATTACTATGCGAATGAGGCGCCGCGTCGCAAGCGTCCTCAAGGCAACAGCAGATCCCGTGGGACGCCAGCTCCTGCGCCAACCGCAGCGGATGCCGATTTTGTGGATGATGTGGACTACGAGGAAAAACCTTTGCCGGCGCGCAATCAACGCCTGCGTCCCAagacagcagctgctgcagctcccGCAGCCCGCAAACCCATTCAACGTCCACGTCAACCCATAGTGCAACCCGAAGAGCCAGAAGCGGAGATAGAACCCAACAGCGAGGAACAGGAACCAGCGCCTCCTCCGCGTCCCAGAGTCAATGCAGCAAACAACGCGCGACGCAATCAGAAGCTGGCTCAGGTAACCAGACAGCGAGCGCTGCCCACGGTAAAGACCACAGCGGCGAGTATAGTCAACGATGAGGTGGAGCAGGAGCAAGAGCCGGAGCTCGACGAACCGGAACTGGATGAGACTGAAGAGCCGCTGGCGCCGGCAGCACCAGCGAAATCGCAACGCCCCGCATCGGTACGTGTGGTCAAGCGACCGTTTCTCCCCTCACGTGGGGGCAGCCCATACTTGCCACGCGGCCTGCAGCCGGTGGGCGTGGCCgtgaggcagcaacagcagctgtcgGGTAACAACGATGCTGCACTGCATCGCACCACAGAGAGCACGCCCATCGACATGGGTTCAACCATATCGGGCGTGCGTCTGCTGGAGCACGGTGCACCGCTGTTGCGTGGCGAAGAggcgccaccgccaccgcatCCACCGTCGACACATGCGCCACGCACCACGTTGCCACCGCGCAGCGCGTTGCCCACAGCGGTGACGCCAAGGCGTCCGGAACCGTTGCCGGCCAAGCTCAATTTGGATGAGCTGTATGAGAACGATTACGATGTGACCCTGAACGATGCGCTCGATCCCACGCTTAAGCCGCTTACGCCACAGCATTCACAACCGCATCAGCATCAGCCACAGCATGCCAGCTATCAGGGTCGTCCTTATGCGA ATATACGCAGGCGGGCGATTGCAACGGCGCCGGCCTCGCGTTCACATAGACACGAATACCCTGCTGCCGGAGGAGCAGTGACCCATTCCCAACTGGCTGCGCGACCCCAACAGCAATTCTACGACGACTTTGCGTACTAA
- the LOC117567955 gene encoding serine/arginine repetitive matrix protein 1 isoform X1, translated as MKRAKRWLFTTATVLLLCVLASTDAALPFKKVSIAKASASTTSTSTTTTAAPDYDTDKEEEAPAEAPTESEDNKSDNATLSKNSKLTGIPQIDYIWDPNLPRELRGYNLSTYPFLSTVPPMDEIHFKCEGLHDGFYASIEYKCQIYHHCVYGIRHDFLCANFTAFDQRTFICHFASDVDCEGSQKYWNRNDELYMATTTTSTSTSTTEAPATAPPRRRPTRPYQRRHRRPLPDYYEEDDYYYNDYDDEVPRNKQRPRSRPRKPQPDYDDEYVEKQPARRNRNRYRDEEYDSDDDYDDRRKRPGRRKAIAAAAGGRGKGTARKPGRVDERRSFNEDRTADEPRRASAGRRRANEKRTTPSTADLIDDLEEIEKPYGLDQEEAAEEQTPQKVKTTPKPLAEYITPKSAASVYSRPRAPPRIARPVPINEKKKYSYPVQKNAAANAAGDADEDDYYQEPEQEAQEEPQHEDDYVEPQRTTPRRRTVAPPREQKQHPTRPTLRKPVTDKKQLLSQDDQDYYANEAPRRKRPQGNSRSRGTPAPAPTAADADFVDDVDYEEKPLPARNQRLRPKTAAAAAPAARKPIQRPRQPIVQPEEPEAEIEPNSEEQEPAPPPRPRVNAANNARRNQKLAQVTRQRALPTVKTTAASIVNDEVEQEQEPELDEPELDETEEPLAPAAPAKSQRPASVRVVKRPFLPSRGGSPYLPRGLQPVGVAVRQQQQLSGNNDAALHRTTESTPIDMGSTISGVRLLEHGAPLLRGEEAPPPPHPPSTHAPRTTLPPRSALPTAVTPRRPEPLPAKLNLDELYENDYDVTLNDALDPTLKPLTPQHSQPHQHQPQHASYQGRPYASAYAAPASESGAYNPFNSYQQPQQTSIYQNHSPSSASALQSPSQPQHQHQSQSQSQPASSYHSDSYFSSTDIRRRAIATAPASRSHRHEYPAAGGAVTHSQLAARPQQQFYDDFAY; from the exons ATGAAGAGGGCCAAACGTTGGCTgttcacaacagcaacag TGCTGCTACTTTGTGTGCTGGCATCGACAGATGCCGCACTGCCCTTTAAAAAGGTTTCCATTGCCAAAGCATCCGCCTCCACAACAAGCACGAGCACGACGACCACAGCAGCTCCGGATTATGACACGGacaaggaggaggaggcgccAGCAGAAGCCCCAACTGAGAGTGAGGATAACAAG TCAGACAATGCGACGTTGTCGAAGAACTCTAAGTTGACGGGCATACCGCAAATTGATTACATCTGGGATCCAAATTTGCCACGAGAACTGCGAGG CTACAACCTCTCTACATATCCTTTCCTGTCCACCGTGCCTCCCATGGATGAGATTCATTTCAAATGCGAGGGTCTCCACGACGGTTTCTATGCCTCCATCGAGTACAAGTGTCAG ATCTATCATCATTGTGTTTATGGCATAAGACACGACTTTTTGTGCGCCAATTTCACGGCCTTCGATCAGCGCACATTCATCTGTCACTTTGCCTCCGATGTGGACTGCGAGGGATCTCAAAAGTATTGGAACAG AAATGATGAGCTGTACatggcgacgacgacaacatcgACGAGCACAAGCACAACCGAGGCACCTGCCACAGCGCCGCCAAGACGTCGCCCTACACGTCCTTATCAACGACGCCATCGTCGCCCTCTGCCTGATTACTATGAGGAAGATGATTATTACTACAATGACTATGACGATGAGGTGCCTCGCAACAAGCAACGTCCTCGATCTCGTCCTCGCAAACCGCAGCCGGACTATGACGATGAATATGTGGAGAAGCAGCCAGCGCGACGCAATCGGAATCGGTATAGGGACGAGGAATATGACAGCGATGACGACTACGATGATCGTCGCAAGCGTCCAGGACGTCGCAAGgcgattgcagcagcagctggaggacGTGGCAAGGGAACAGCGAGAAAGCCAGGACGTGTGGACGAACGTCGGAGTTTCAACGAGGATCGAACTGCCGATGAACCGCGACGTGCATCGGCGGGCAGACGTCGTGCCAATGAGAAACGCACTACGCCCTCGACAGCGGATTTAATCGATGATCTGGAAGAAATCGAGAAACCCTACGGACTGGATCAAGAGGAGGCAGCCGAGGAGCAAACGCCCCAAAAGGTGAAGACAACGCCCAAGCCACTGGCCGAGTATATCACACCGAAGTCGGCTGCCTCCGTCTACTCTCGTCCACGTGCTCCGCCTCGCATAGCGCGTCCGGTGCCCATCAATGAGAAGAAAAAGTATTCGTACCCGGTGCAAAAGAATGCGGCTGCCAATGCAGCGGGCGACGCTGACGAGGATGATTACTATCAAGAACCGGAACAAGAGGCCCAGGAGGAACCTCAGCATGAGGATGACTACGTTGAACCTCAACGCACCACGCCCCGTCGTCGCACTGTCGCCCCGCCCCGGGAGCAGAAGCAACATCCCACGCGTCCAACGCTCCGGAAGCCCGTGACAGACAAGAAGCAATTGCTCAGTCAAGATGATCAGGATTACTATGCGAATGAGGCGCCGCGTCGCAAGCGTCCTCAAGGCAACAGCAGATCCCGTGGGACGCCAGCTCCTGCGCCAACCGCAGCGGATGCCGATTTTGTGGATGATGTGGACTACGAGGAAAAACCTTTGCCGGCGCGCAATCAACGCCTGCGTCCCAagacagcagctgctgcagctcccGCAGCCCGCAAACCCATTCAACGTCCACGTCAACCCATAGTGCAACCCGAAGAGCCAGAAGCGGAGATAGAACCCAACAGCGAGGAACAGGAACCAGCGCCTCCTCCGCGTCCCAGAGTCAATGCAGCAAACAACGCGCGACGCAATCAGAAGCTGGCTCAGGTAACCAGACAGCGAGCGCTGCCCACGGTAAAGACCACAGCGGCGAGTATAGTCAACGATGAGGTGGAGCAGGAGCAAGAGCCGGAGCTCGACGAACCGGAACTGGATGAGACTGAAGAGCCGCTGGCGCCGGCAGCACCAGCGAAATCGCAACGCCCCGCATCGGTACGTGTGGTCAAGCGACCGTTTCTCCCCTCACGTGGGGGCAGCCCATACTTGCCACGCGGCCTGCAGCCGGTGGGCGTGGCCgtgaggcagcaacagcagctgtcgGGTAACAACGATGCTGCACTGCATCGCACCACAGAGAGCACGCCCATCGACATGGGTTCAACCATATCGGGCGTGCGTCTGCTGGAGCACGGTGCACCGCTGTTGCGTGGCGAAGAggcgccaccgccaccgcatCCACCGTCGACACATGCGCCACGCACCACGTTGCCACCGCGCAGCGCGTTGCCCACAGCGGTGACGCCAAGGCGTCCGGAACCGTTGCCGGCCAAGCTCAATTTGGATGAGCTGTATGAGAACGATTACGATGTGACCCTGAACGATGCGCTCGATCCCACGCTTAAGCCGCTTACGCCACAGCATTCACAACCGCATCAGCATCAGCCACAGCATGCCAGCTATCAGGGTCGTCCTTATGCGAGTGCGTATGCAGCGCCAGCATCTGAGAGCGGTGCCTACAATCCATTCAACAGCTATCAACAACCGCAGCAGACATCCATCTATCAGAATCATTCGCCATCATCCGCATCCGCTTTGCAGTCACCATCACagccacagcatcagcatcagtcGCAATCCCAATCCCAGCCAGCGAGCAGCTATCATAGTGATTCCTATTTCTCATCAACAGATATACGCAGGCGGGCGATTGCAACGGCGCCGGCCTCGCGTTCACATAGACACGAATACCCTGCTGCCGGAGGAGCAGTGACCCATTCCCAACTGGCTGCGCGACCCCAACAGCAATTCTACGACGACTTTGCGTACTAA
- the LOC117567955 gene encoding serine/arginine repetitive matrix protein 1 isoform X3 — translation MKRAKRWLFTTATVLLLCVLASTDAALPFKKVSIAKASASTTSTSTTTTAAPDYDTDKEEEAPAEAPTESEDNKSDNATLSKNSKLTGIPQIDYIWDPNLPRELRGYNLSTYPFLSTVPPMDEIHFKCEGLHDGFYASIEYKCQIYHHCVYGIRHDFLCANFTAFDQRTFICHFASDVDCEGSQKYWNRNDELYMATTTTSTSTSTTEAPATAPPRRRPTRPYQRRHRRPLPDYYEEDDYYYNDYDDEVPRNKQRPRSRPRKPQPDYDDEYVEKQPARRNRNRYRDEEYDSDDDYDDRRKRPGRRKAIAAAAGGRGKGTARKPGRVDERRSFNEDRTADEPRRASAGRRRANEKRTTPSTADLIDDLEEIEKPYGLDQEEAAEEQTPQKVKTTPKPLAEYITPKSAASVYSRPRAPPRIARPVPINEKKKYSYPVQKNAAANAAGDADEDDYYQEPEQEAQEEPQHEDDYVEPQRTTPRRRTVAPPREQKQHPTRPTLRKPVTDKKQLLSQDDQDYYANEAPRRKRPQGNSRSRGTPAPAPTAADADFVDDVDYEEKPLPARNQRLRPKTAAAAAPAARKPIQRPRQPIVQPEEPEAEIEPNSEEQEPAPPPRPRVNAANNARRNQKLAQVTRQRALPTVKTTAASIVNDEVEQEQEPELDEPELDETEEPLAPAAPAKSQRPASIYAGGRLQRRRPRVHIDTNTLLPEEQ, via the exons ATGAAGAGGGCCAAACGTTGGCTgttcacaacagcaacag TGCTGCTACTTTGTGTGCTGGCATCGACAGATGCCGCACTGCCCTTTAAAAAGGTTTCCATTGCCAAAGCATCCGCCTCCACAACAAGCACGAGCACGACGACCACAGCAGCTCCGGATTATGACACGGacaaggaggaggaggcgccAGCAGAAGCCCCAACTGAGAGTGAGGATAACAAG TCAGACAATGCGACGTTGTCGAAGAACTCTAAGTTGACGGGCATACCGCAAATTGATTACATCTGGGATCCAAATTTGCCACGAGAACTGCGAGG CTACAACCTCTCTACATATCCTTTCCTGTCCACCGTGCCTCCCATGGATGAGATTCATTTCAAATGCGAGGGTCTCCACGACGGTTTCTATGCCTCCATCGAGTACAAGTGTCAG ATCTATCATCATTGTGTTTATGGCATAAGACACGACTTTTTGTGCGCCAATTTCACGGCCTTCGATCAGCGCACATTCATCTGTCACTTTGCCTCCGATGTGGACTGCGAGGGATCTCAAAAGTATTGGAACAG AAATGATGAGCTGTACatggcgacgacgacaacatcgACGAGCACAAGCACAACCGAGGCACCTGCCACAGCGCCGCCAAGACGTCGCCCTACACGTCCTTATCAACGACGCCATCGTCGCCCTCTGCCTGATTACTATGAGGAAGATGATTATTACTACAATGACTATGACGATGAGGTGCCTCGCAACAAGCAACGTCCTCGATCTCGTCCTCGCAAACCGCAGCCGGACTATGACGATGAATATGTGGAGAAGCAGCCAGCGCGACGCAATCGGAATCGGTATAGGGACGAGGAATATGACAGCGATGACGACTACGATGATCGTCGCAAGCGTCCAGGACGTCGCAAGgcgattgcagcagcagctggaggacGTGGCAAGGGAACAGCGAGAAAGCCAGGACGTGTGGACGAACGTCGGAGTTTCAACGAGGATCGAACTGCCGATGAACCGCGACGTGCATCGGCGGGCAGACGTCGTGCCAATGAGAAACGCACTACGCCCTCGACAGCGGATTTAATCGATGATCTGGAAGAAATCGAGAAACCCTACGGACTGGATCAAGAGGAGGCAGCCGAGGAGCAAACGCCCCAAAAGGTGAAGACAACGCCCAAGCCACTGGCCGAGTATATCACACCGAAGTCGGCTGCCTCCGTCTACTCTCGTCCACGTGCTCCGCCTCGCATAGCGCGTCCGGTGCCCATCAATGAGAAGAAAAAGTATTCGTACCCGGTGCAAAAGAATGCGGCTGCCAATGCAGCGGGCGACGCTGACGAGGATGATTACTATCAAGAACCGGAACAAGAGGCCCAGGAGGAACCTCAGCATGAGGATGACTACGTTGAACCTCAACGCACCACGCCCCGTCGTCGCACTGTCGCCCCGCCCCGGGAGCAGAAGCAACATCCCACGCGTCCAACGCTCCGGAAGCCCGTGACAGACAAGAAGCAATTGCTCAGTCAAGATGATCAGGATTACTATGCGAATGAGGCGCCGCGTCGCAAGCGTCCTCAAGGCAACAGCAGATCCCGTGGGACGCCAGCTCCTGCGCCAACCGCAGCGGATGCCGATTTTGTGGATGATGTGGACTACGAGGAAAAACCTTTGCCGGCGCGCAATCAACGCCTGCGTCCCAagacagcagctgctgcagctcccGCAGCCCGCAAACCCATTCAACGTCCACGTCAACCCATAGTGCAACCCGAAGAGCCAGAAGCGGAGATAGAACCCAACAGCGAGGAACAGGAACCAGCGCCTCCTCCGCGTCCCAGAGTCAATGCAGCAAACAACGCGCGACGCAATCAGAAGCTGGCTCAGGTAACCAGACAGCGAGCGCTGCCCACGGTAAAGACCACAGCGGCGAGTATAGTCAACGATGAGGTGGAGCAGGAGCAAGAGCCGGAGCTCGACGAACCGGAACTGGATGAGACTGAAGAGCCGCTGGCGCCGGCAGCACCAGCGAAATCGCAACGCCCCGCATCG ATATACGCAGGCGGGCGATTGCAACGGCGCCGGCCTCGCGTTCACATAGACACGAATACCCTGCTGCCGGAGGAGCAGTGA